In the genome of Streptomyces sp. Tu 3180, the window CCGGGCAGGGACAGCAGCAGGGCCGTGAACAGCTCGATCTGGTTGCGGTCGTTGTCCAGCAGCGGGGCCAGGCGGCGGCGGATGCCGATGTTGGCGCGCATGCGGGGGTCCTTGGCGTACTCGGCCCACATGTAGTCGCGCTCCTCGTCGGTGACCATCTCCAGGGTCAGCTCGTCGTGGTTGCGCAGGAAGATGCCCCACTGGCAGCCCGAGGGGATCGCGGGGGTCTTGGCCAGGATCTCGGAGACGGGGTAGCGCGACTCGCGGCGCACCGCCATGAAGATGCGGGGCATGACCGGGAAGTGGAACGCCATGTGGCACTCGTCGCCACCGCTCGGGTAGTCGCCGAAGTAGTCGACGACGTCCTCCGGCCACTGGTTCGCCTCCGCCAGCAGCACGGTGTCCGGGTACTGGGCGTCGATCTCCTTGCGCACCCGCTTCAGGAAGTCGTGCGTGGCCGGGAGGTTCTCGCAGTTGGTGCCCTCCTCCTGGTACAGGTACGGCACCGCGTCCAGCCGGAACCCGTCGATGCCCAGGTCGAGCCAGAACTTCAGCGCGGAGATCATCTCCTCCTGCACGGCCGGGTTCTCGTAGTTGAGGTCCGGCTGGTGCGAGAAGAAGCGGTGCCAGTAGTACTGCTTGCGCACCGGGTCGTACGTCCAGTTCGACACCTCGGTGTCGACGAAGATGATCCGGGCGTCCTGGTACTGCTTGTCGTCGTCGGCCCACACGTAGTAGTCGCCGTACGGCCCGTCGGGGTCCTTGCGCGACTCCTGGAACCACGGGTGCTGGTCGCTGGTGTGGTTCATGACGAAGTCGATGATCACGCGCATGCCGCGCTGGTGCGCGGAGTCGACGAACTCCACGAAGTCGGCCAGGTCGCCGAAGTCGGGCAGCACGGCGGTGTAGTCGGAGACG includes:
- the treS gene encoding maltose alpha-D-glucosyltransferase gives rise to the protein MIVNEPVPDTFEDTPAKDRDPEWFKRAVFYEVLVRSFQDSNGDGIGDLKGLTAKLDYLQWLGVDCLWLPPFFKSPLRDGGYDVSDYTAVLPDFGDLADFVEFVDSAHQRGMRVIIDFVMNHTSDQHPWFQESRKDPDGPYGDYYVWADDDKQYQDARIIFVDTEVSNWTYDPVRKQYYWHRFFSHQPDLNYENPAVQEEMISALKFWLDLGIDGFRLDAVPYLYQEEGTNCENLPATHDFLKRVRKEIDAQYPDTVLLAEANQWPEDVVDYFGDYPSGGDECHMAFHFPVMPRIFMAVRRESRYPVSEILAKTPAIPSGCQWGIFLRNHDELTLEMVTDEERDYMWAEYAKDPRMRANIGIRRRLAPLLDNDRNQIELFTALLLSLPGSPILYYGDEIGMGDNIWLGDRDAVRTPMQWTPDRNAGFSSSDPGRLFLPTIMDPVYGYQVTNVEASMASPSSLLHWTRRMIEIRKQNVAFGLGSYTELPSSNPAVLAFLREYEDDLVLCVHNFSRFAQPTELDLSAFEGRHPVELFGGVRFPAIGELPYLLTLGGHGFYWFRLRKDAA